From one Deltaproteobacteria bacterium genomic stretch:
- a CDS encoding ABC transporter permease, producing the protein MIVFIARRLLSLLPVALGVLTIVALLIHVVPGDPADAILGPYATAADKAQLHASLGLDKPFLEQLLDYFKGVLRGDLGTSLIYTKPVTALIADRWLATAQLAVLALIVAMMVSLPLGTISAVKAGRPLDYAAMALAMTGIAIPNFWLGPMMVLLFSLHLGWLPVSERSGLSSYVLPALTLGIALAAILSRMTRNSMLDHLREDYARTARAKGVSASAVVLKHVLRNAALPLITVVGLQFGVLLTGAIITERIFDWPGLGTLILDGINNRDYPLVQGCVLVFSCTYLLVNLLTDLTYALVDPRIQVGD; encoded by the coding sequence ATGATCGTATTTATCGCAAGACGACTACTCTCACTACTACCAGTGGCGCTGGGCGTGCTGACTATCGTGGCGCTACTGATTCATGTTGTGCCTGGAGATCCGGCGGATGCCATATTGGGCCCTTATGCGACGGCCGCAGATAAGGCTCAGTTACACGCATCTCTTGGTCTTGATAAACCTTTTTTGGAGCAGCTCCTGGATTACTTTAAAGGAGTCTTGCGCGGAGACTTGGGGACATCGCTGATATACACAAAGCCCGTGACCGCGCTCATAGCTGACCGTTGGCTGGCGACGGCGCAACTAGCTGTATTGGCCCTCATCGTTGCCATGATGGTGAGTTTACCCCTAGGTACTATCAGTGCGGTTAAGGCTGGACGACCGCTAGATTATGCGGCAATGGCGCTCGCTATGACCGGTATTGCAATTCCAAACTTCTGGCTCGGTCCGATGATGGTTCTACTATTTTCGCTGCATCTAGGATGGCTACCCGTATCGGAGCGCAGTGGTCTCAGCTCTTACGTCCTACCAGCCCTGACACTTGGGATAGCGCTCGCAGCCATACTTAGTCGCATGACCCGTAACTCGATGCTCGATCATTTGCGCGAGGACTACGCGCGCACAGCTAGGGCCAAAGGCGTTAGCGCATCGGCCGTAGTGCTCAAACATGTGTTACGCAACGCAGCGCTACCACTGATCACAGTTGTTGGTTTACAATTTGGGGTACTCCTTACAGGTGCTATTATCACGGAGCGCATTTTTGACTGGCCAGGCCTCGGTACCCTCATCCTCGACGGCATCAACAACCGGGACTACCCCTTGGTCCAAGGATGTGTCCTGGTATTCTCCTGCACGTATCTACTGGTTAATTTACTTACGGACCTTACCTATGCGCTCGTCGATCCGCGGATCCAAGTGGGTGACTAA
- a CDS encoding ABC transporter substrate-binding protein — MVPRDTGKALQWLLAAVISGLGTHARAGTELVLAWEAEPRSLDPRYAVDANSQYLEDLLHCALINFDRDGQITPGLAASWQWTTPTTLQLHLREHIRFADGQEVGPKDVVATFQHFLKHDSKAPRRAAFKNLQSVTATSERTVTMTLDSPDASFVANLAVGVLPAAFADGPVITEKTPVGGCGPFQLVSANSQATVLKPNPHWGFGPPPSLSAVVIKIVKDENTRYAKLIAGELDLVQNSISRDKLKVLARERPDLKVYHRPGLSTSYLGFNVRNATLANRLVRRAIAHAIDKEKIIKYVLNGMALNADTLITDSSPFHASGLSVPSYDPVQARLLLDQAGFTQTGEKPRLTLSYKTTTDQTRIVVAKAIAADLRRVGIATKVETLEWGRFKADVDHGRVELWGLSWVGFKDPDIYRFAFATSSIPPNGGNRGWFSLPPLDALLTAGMIETEQAKRQSIYNEVQKIVGEQSPYVFLWHEDVFAVVSNKVSGFELYADGRLSSLAHVQKH, encoded by the coding sequence GTGGTTCCTCGGGATACTGGCAAAGCTCTCCAGTGGCTGCTAGCAGCGGTAATTTCCGGCCTTGGCACCCATGCCCGCGCCGGGACGGAGCTCGTGCTGGCCTGGGAAGCTGAACCCCGCAGTCTAGACCCAAGGTATGCGGTCGATGCTAATAGCCAGTATTTAGAGGACCTACTCCATTGTGCGCTCATAAACTTTGACCGCGATGGGCAAATCACCCCAGGATTAGCCGCGTCCTGGCAGTGGACGACCCCTACGACTTTGCAGTTGCATTTGCGCGAACACATCCGATTTGCCGATGGTCAGGAGGTTGGCCCCAAAGATGTGGTGGCTACGTTTCAGCATTTTTTGAAGCATGACAGCAAGGCTCCGCGACGCGCCGCGTTTAAGAATCTACAGAGCGTTACAGCCACCTCGGAGCGGACTGTGACGATGACGCTGGACAGTCCAGACGCGAGTTTTGTCGCAAACCTAGCGGTCGGTGTGTTGCCGGCCGCCTTTGCCGATGGGCCAGTGATCACAGAGAAAACTCCCGTGGGTGGATGCGGTCCCTTTCAGCTAGTGAGCGCCAACTCACAGGCTACCGTGCTCAAGCCAAATCCGCACTGGGGCTTTGGACCGCCACCCAGCCTCTCAGCTGTCGTGATCAAAATCGTCAAGGACGAAAATACGCGGTACGCCAAGCTTATCGCGGGCGAGCTAGACTTAGTCCAAAACAGTATCAGTCGCGACAAATTAAAAGTTCTGGCGCGGGAGCGACCAGATCTAAAGGTCTACCATCGGCCAGGTCTCAGTACCTCTTATTTAGGTTTCAATGTGAGGAACGCGACGCTCGCAAATCGGCTAGTCAGACGCGCCATTGCTCATGCGATCGATAAGGAGAAAATCATAAAATACGTACTAAACGGCATGGCGCTGAATGCTGACACCTTGATTACCGACTCGAGTCCCTTTCATGCATCAGGTCTCTCAGTCCCGTCTTACGATCCAGTCCAGGCGCGACTCCTACTGGATCAAGCGGGTTTTACCCAAACGGGGGAAAAACCACGCCTAACGCTCAGCTACAAAACCACAACGGATCAGACGCGGATTGTTGTGGCTAAGGCGATAGCCGCCGATCTGCGCCGCGTTGGTATTGCTACTAAAGTGGAGACCCTGGAGTGGGGCCGATTCAAGGCTGACGTGGACCATGGGCGTGTGGAGTTGTGGGGGCTTTCTTGGGTGGGCTTCAAAGATCCCGATATTTACAGGTTTGCCTTCGCTACGAGCAGTATCCCGCCAAATGGAGGCAACCGAGGGTGGTTCTCCTTGCCACCGCTAGACGCGCTTTTGACGGCTGGCATGATAGAGACGGAACAAGCTAAGCGGCAGTCTATTTATAATGAAGTTCAGAAGATCGTTGGTGAGCAATCGCCGTATGTGTTTCTCTGGCATGAAGATGTTTTTGCCGTTGTCAGTAACAAGGTGTCCGGATTCGAGCTTTACGCTGATGGTCGCTTGAGTTCATTAGCTCATGTGCAGAAGCATTAG
- a CDS encoding 4'-phosphopantetheinyl transferase superfamily protein, with protein MSKRASTSFATTGLIFLNPRSRADSVTIISCGTTEVHWLPPDFALTDATLGQWLIADEWARAQGFKSERRRSEFLRSRYLVRKLTGSRDPLPADGHGNPSWPEPWVGSITHKDGFVGVAIVPRTQWLSVGIDVEDPKRMKAEFAGKILSASENQWLRERCDATQVAFNLALTCCFSFKESIYKAIYPLGLKPFYFHDARIEDLTAANATGDLWSGRITAELMIDASPGTPRGTRLQGDFCLLQERDRHFILTALSIGRGN; from the coding sequence ATGTCAAAGAGAGCCTCGACGAGCTTCGCTACTACAGGACTCATCTTTTTAAACCCAAGGTCGAGGGCTGATTCTGTGACGATCATCTCCTGTGGCACCACTGAAGTTCACTGGTTGCCACCGGATTTTGCACTCACTGATGCCACACTGGGCCAATGGCTGATCGCGGATGAATGGGCGCGGGCTCAAGGATTCAAATCTGAGAGACGACGATCGGAGTTTCTGCGTAGTCGTTATCTCGTGCGCAAACTTACTGGCAGTCGCGATCCTCTGCCGGCCGATGGGCACGGTAATCCGTCGTGGCCAGAGCCATGGGTTGGGTCTATCACGCATAAGGATGGCTTTGTTGGAGTGGCTATAGTGCCGCGCACTCAATGGCTTAGCGTCGGCATCGATGTTGAAGATCCCAAACGTATGAAAGCGGAATTTGCTGGCAAGATCCTTAGCGCGAGTGAGAATCAGTGGCTACGAGAGCGATGCGACGCAACTCAAGTAGCGTTTAACCTCGCGCTAACTTGCTGCTTTAGTTTTAAAGAGTCTATTTACAAGGCGATCTACCCGCTTGGACTTAAGCCATTCTATTTTCACGATGCCAGGATCGAAGATTTGACGGCAGCCAATGCAACTGGTGATCTTTGGTCAGGTCGCATCACGGCGGAGTTAATGATTGACGCATCACCGGGCACGCCGCGGGGCACGCGGCTGCAAGGTGATTTTTGCCTACTGCAGGAGCGTGATCGTCACTTCATCTTAACGGCATTGAGCATCGGTCGCGGTAATTGA
- a CDS encoding oligoribonuclease, with translation MDMEMTGLDPDTDSIIEIATLITDSELNVIAEGPELAIHQPADRFARMDAWNQEHHTKSGLWAKVQASTVTIAQAEVATLDFIRKHCGERESPLCGNSIWQDRRFLVRYMPKLDAYLHYRILDVSTIKELASRWYPGSKFKKPKGAHRALDDVKESLDELRYYRTHLFKPKVEG, from the coding sequence ATGGACATGGAGATGACCGGTCTCGATCCAGACACCGATAGTATCATCGAGATTGCTACTCTAATCACCGATAGCGAACTCAACGTCATTGCTGAGGGACCTGAACTGGCCATTCACCAACCGGCGGACCGGTTTGCCCGGATGGATGCATGGAATCAGGAACACCATACTAAGTCCGGACTTTGGGCCAAGGTGCAAGCATCCACGGTGACTATCGCTCAGGCGGAAGTCGCAACGCTCGATTTTATTCGCAAGCACTGTGGTGAGCGCGAGAGTCCCCTGTGCGGTAACTCCATTTGGCAGGATCGCCGCTTTCTCGTACGCTACATGCCCAAGTTAGATGCTTACTTGCATTACCGTATCCTCGACGTCAGTACGATCAAAGAGCTAGCCAGCCGTTGGTATCCAGGCAGCAAGTTCAAAAAACCCAAGGGAGCTCACAGAGCTCTGGACGATGTCAAAGAGAGCCTCGACGAGCTTCGCTACTACAGGACTCATCTTTTTAAACCCAAGGTCGAGGGCTGA
- a CDS encoding DsbA family protein produces the protein MLMLIKIKAGRVERAGRTVATYFLAGLLLAGSAARADDKGQAAFKINGKVTTLDELYKQDQASFYDLDKKRYDLVERLAKEQYIDHFWQQRAKETGKSVAESKKAYEDKNLKVSERELQETLEKFKDHPSLAKLDRKEQERQVREYLMDRGRRELLDTIIETGIKKGDLVIVTPQPEEPIYSVPVTADDVMRYGPEISDTKPISCKADDCAITIVEYSEFQCPFCSRVQPDMKRILTEFKGKIRWTVRDFPLSFHDRARPAAISAKCAAEQGKYWNMYAMLFDNQRNLADADLKSYAEKIGLDKGKYDKCVANPAAVESKIERNFQSGVALGVSGTPAYFINGRRLSGAMPYAEFKRVIDEELAGKKRKAKS, from the coding sequence ATGCTAATGTTGATCAAGATCAAGGCAGGACGCGTAGAGAGAGCGGGTCGGACCGTCGCGACGTATTTTCTGGCTGGGCTTCTACTGGCCGGATCGGCTGCTCGCGCGGATGACAAGGGCCAAGCGGCTTTCAAAATCAATGGCAAGGTTACGACGCTGGATGAGCTATATAAACAGGATCAGGCCTCCTTTTACGACCTCGACAAGAAGCGCTACGACCTAGTCGAGCGCTTGGCTAAAGAGCAGTACATCGACCACTTCTGGCAGCAACGCGCCAAGGAGACGGGCAAGTCGGTTGCCGAATCTAAAAAGGCCTATGAGGACAAGAACCTCAAGGTAAGTGAACGTGAGCTACAGGAGACGCTAGAGAAATTCAAAGATCACCCGTCACTGGCCAAGCTAGACCGCAAGGAACAAGAGCGTCAGGTGCGTGAGTATTTAATGGATCGGGGGCGCCGTGAATTACTCGATACCATCATTGAGACCGGCATCAAAAAGGGTGACTTGGTGATCGTCACACCTCAGCCCGAAGAGCCCATTTACTCAGTGCCAGTGACCGCCGATGATGTCATGCGTTACGGCCCGGAGATTAGTGACACCAAGCCGATTAGCTGCAAGGCAGACGACTGCGCTATCACCATCGTTGAATACTCTGAGTTTCAATGCCCATTCTGCAGTCGCGTGCAGCCCGACATGAAGCGCATTCTCACTGAGTTCAAGGGTAAGATTCGCTGGACGGTTCGCGACTTTCCCCTCAGCTTCCACGACCGCGCACGCCCCGCCGCCATCAGTGCTAAATGCGCTGCAGAGCAGGGCAAGTATTGGAACATGTATGCCATGTTGTTCGATAATCAGCGCAATCTTGCCGATGCTGACCTTAAGTCCTATGCCGAAAAGATCGGCCTAGATAAGGGTAAATACGACAAATGTGTCGCCAACCCAGCTGCCGTCGAGTCCAAGATCGAGCGCAACTTCCAATCGGGTGTAGCTCTGGGTGTATCTGGGACACCAGCTTACTTCATCAACGGTAGACGCCTATCTGGTGCCATGCCTTATGCTGAATTTAAGCGCGTGATCGACGAAGAATTGGCTGGAAAGAAGCGTAAAGCTAAATCATAA
- a CDS encoding PilZ domain-containing protein, whose product MTHRMGTSAGVVSMTARKESRKNGRIKFSEPLKVVMGSIGAEVKYDMSTRNISHTGFFLDFDKPGRFPFTPASIMEIWIELEPGNTIFFNGKMARVVFPGDPQASETGPGIAVRIVQIDNKNERALYEFIERRQRERDAKKDPHSSVA is encoded by the coding sequence ATGACTCATCGGATGGGCACTAGCGCCGGAGTTGTTTCAATGACCGCTCGCAAAGAAAGTCGTAAAAACGGACGCATCAAATTTTCTGAACCACTGAAGGTGGTGATGGGATCCATTGGGGCTGAAGTTAAGTACGACATGTCAACGCGTAACATCTCGCACACGGGGTTTTTCCTAGATTTCGACAAGCCTGGACGCTTTCCGTTCACTCCAGCCAGTATCATGGAAATCTGGATCGAACTCGAGCCCGGCAACACTATATTTTTTAATGGCAAAATGGCACGGGTCGTGTTTCCAGGTGACCCTCAGGCCAGCGAAACTGGCCCGGGCATCGCCGTGCGCATTGTGCAGATTGATAACAAAAACGAGCGGGCTCTTTATGAGTTTATCGAACGCCGGCAGCGTGAAAGAGACGCCAAGAAAGATCCTCATAGCAGCGTCGCCTAG